The proteins below come from a single Pseudomonas chlororaphis genomic window:
- a CDS encoding chemotaxis protein CheW — translation MGAIATTRQTATAVEEEAQYLTFMLGTEMFAIGILCIKEIIEYGNLTVVPMMPAFVRGVINLRGAVVPVVDLSARFSRQNSTITRRSCVVIIEANTEDGHAQDIGLLVDTVSAVLEIPSSQIEPPPSFGAKIRADFISGMAKVDGKFVIVLEVGRVLSIDEMSQLAEASPSALEVEAP, via the coding sequence ATGGGCGCCATCGCTACGACACGTCAAACCGCCACCGCGGTCGAGGAAGAAGCGCAGTACCTGACATTCATGCTCGGCACGGAGATGTTCGCCATCGGCATCCTGTGCATCAAGGAAATCATCGAGTACGGCAACCTCACGGTCGTGCCGATGATGCCGGCTTTCGTGCGCGGGGTGATCAACCTGCGCGGCGCGGTCGTGCCGGTGGTGGACCTGTCGGCGCGGTTCAGCCGGCAGAACTCGACGATCACCCGACGCTCGTGCGTGGTGATCATCGAGGCCAACACCGAGGACGGCCACGCCCAGGACATCGGCCTGCTGGTGGACACGGTGTCGGCCGTCCTGGAAATCCCGTCGTCGCAGATCGAACCGCCGCCCAGCTTCGGGGCGAAGATCCGCGCCGACTTCATCAGCGGCATGGCCAAGGTCGATGGCAAGTTCGTCATCGTGCTGGAGGTAGGGCGCGTGCTGTCCATCGACGAAATGTCGCAACTCGCCGAAGCCAGCCCGAGCGCGCTGGAAGTCGAGGCCCCGTGA
- a CDS encoding chemotaxis protein CheD (catalyzes the conversion of glutamine residues to glutamate on methyl-accepting chemotaxis receptors), with protein MREVQEVYLAPGEFRFATCPTRLRTILGSCVAITLWHPVRKIGAMCHFMLPSRSRCSTALNGLYADEAIELFIRQARAYRTAPEDYQLKLFGGGEMFPELQRHIPYGDVARLNINAALEMTALYRLDLIAQDMGSTGYRSIIFDLCNGDVWVRHQPIRTRH; from the coding sequence ATGAGGGAAGTGCAGGAGGTGTACCTGGCGCCCGGGGAGTTCCGCTTCGCCACCTGCCCGACCCGGCTGCGCACGATCCTCGGTTCCTGCGTGGCAATCACCCTGTGGCACCCCGTACGCAAAATCGGCGCCATGTGCCATTTCATGTTGCCCAGCCGCTCACGCTGCTCCACGGCCCTCAACGGCCTGTACGCCGACGAGGCCATCGAGCTGTTCATTCGCCAGGCGCGGGCCTACCGGACCGCCCCCGAAGACTACCAACTGAAGCTGTTCGGCGGCGGCGAGATGTTCCCCGAACTGCAACGCCACATTCCCTACGGTGATGTGGCACGGCTGAACATCAACGCCGCCCTGGAAATGACCGCCCTCTACCGCCTCGACCTGATTGCCCAGGACATGGGCAGCACCGGCTACCGAAGCATCATCTTCGACCTGTGCAATGGCGACGTGTGGGTCAGGCACCAACCGATAAGGACTCGGCATTAA
- a CDS encoding SAM-dependent methyltransferase: MNVDSCKERTVNSVALSDREFSQFQSWLYQAAGINLSEAKKALVAGRLFKRLKHYELDSYGDYFKLIMNGQRTDELQVALDLLTTNETYFFREPKHFDFLRQQVLPNATPGKTFRLWSAASSSGEEPYSLAMTLAEGLGTTPWEVIGSDISSQVLAKARSGHYPMERARTLPHPLLVKYCLKGTGSQQGTFLIDRTLRSRVHFIQVNLNDTLPDLGEFDVIFLRNVMIYFDQATKSKVVARLIPRLKPGGYFIISHSESLNGVSDALKLVAPSIYRKP; this comes from the coding sequence GTGAACGTCGACAGTTGCAAGGAACGCACCGTGAATTCAGTGGCCCTCAGCGATCGGGAGTTCAGCCAGTTCCAGTCCTGGTTGTACCAGGCCGCTGGCATCAACCTGTCCGAGGCCAAGAAAGCCCTGGTCGCCGGGCGCCTGTTCAAGCGCCTCAAGCATTATGAGCTGGACAGCTACGGCGACTATTTCAAGCTGATCATGAACGGCCAGCGCACCGATGAATTGCAGGTGGCGCTGGACCTGCTCACCACCAACGAAACCTACTTCTTCCGCGAGCCCAAGCATTTCGACTTCCTGCGCCAACAGGTGCTGCCCAACGCCACGCCGGGCAAGACGTTCCGCCTGTGGAGCGCCGCCAGTTCGTCGGGAGAAGAACCCTACAGCCTGGCGATGACCCTGGCCGAAGGGCTGGGGACCACGCCTTGGGAAGTCATCGGTTCGGACATCAGCAGCCAAGTACTGGCCAAGGCCCGTTCCGGGCATTACCCGATGGAACGGGCACGCACCCTGCCCCATCCACTGCTGGTGAAATATTGCCTCAAGGGCACCGGCAGCCAGCAAGGCACGTTCCTCATCGACAGGACGTTGCGCAGCCGGGTCCACTTCATCCAGGTCAACCTCAACGACACGTTGCCCGACCTGGGAGAGTTCGACGTGATCTTCCTGCGCAACGTCATGATCTATTTCGATCAAGCCACCAAGAGCAAGGTCGTCGCCCGCCTGATTCCCCGACTCAAGCCCGGCGGCTACTTCATCATCAGCCATTCGGAAAGCCTCAACGGCGTGTCCGATGCGTTGAAACTGGTGGCCCCCTCGATCTATCGCAAGCCATGA
- a CDS encoding ATPase encodes MRRTQLTLRLLLLLGLALGIAAIDTVTDLEIAVGVFQIVVVLIAVRLLPARAVAGVSVACMVLTILSYRYTRFGDSEAGLINVLISLAAIAGTTYLALRLSAAIGTVHRTRAHLAHIARVNMLGELAASIAHEVNQPLAAVANSSSACLRWMANDPPNLPKARQAVERILADTHRASDIIARLRGMARHQAPTKQWLNVADTVNAALRLLAGELNEQNIHLRVQIQEGLPPMLVDEVQIQQVLLNLAMNAIDALRQVDDDDRRTLDVRAGLEAGQLHFSVSDQGKGLAGNDHERVFDAFYSTKPDGMGMGLAISRSIIEAHDGRIWVASNPQSGATFHFTLPAVTREPDEQN; translated from the coding sequence ATGAGAAGAACCCAGCTGACGCTTCGCTTGCTGCTGTTGCTGGGCCTGGCGCTCGGCATCGCCGCGATAGACACCGTCACCGACCTGGAAATCGCGGTGGGCGTGTTCCAGATCGTGGTGGTGCTGATCGCCGTGAGGCTCCTGCCGGCGCGAGCGGTGGCAGGCGTGTCGGTCGCCTGCATGGTGCTGACGATCTTAAGCTACCGGTACACCCGCTTCGGTGACTCGGAAGCCGGCCTGATCAACGTGCTGATCAGCCTCGCGGCCATCGCCGGCACGACCTACCTGGCGCTGCGCCTGTCGGCCGCCATCGGCACCGTGCATCGGACCCGAGCGCACCTGGCGCACATTGCCCGCGTGAACATGCTCGGCGAACTGGCGGCCTCCATCGCCCACGAAGTGAACCAGCCACTGGCCGCCGTCGCCAACAGCAGCAGCGCGTGCCTGCGCTGGATGGCCAATGACCCGCCCAACCTGCCCAAGGCCCGACAAGCCGTGGAACGCATCCTCGCCGACACCCATCGGGCCAGTGACATCATTGCCCGGTTGCGCGGCATGGCCCGTCACCAGGCGCCGACCAAGCAGTGGTTGAACGTGGCCGACACGGTGAACGCCGCGCTGCGGCTGTTGGCCGGCGAGTTGAATGAGCAGAACATCCATTTGCGCGTGCAGATCCAGGAAGGACTGCCGCCGATGCTGGTGGACGAGGTGCAGATCCAGCAAGTGCTCCTGAACCTGGCAATGAACGCCATCGACGCCCTGCGCCAGGTCGATGACGACGATCGCCGGACCCTCGATGTCCGTGCCGGGCTGGAAGCGGGTCAACTGCATTTTTCCGTGTCCGACCAGGGCAAGGGCCTCGCCGGCAACGACCACGAACGGGTGTTCGACGCTTTCTACAGCACCAAGCCGGACGGCATGGGGATGGGCCTGGCCATCAGTCGCTCCATCATCGAGGCCCATGACGGACGGATCTGGGTCGCCAGCAACCCGCAATCGGGCGCGACCTTTCATTTCACCTTGCCTGCCGTGACACGGGAGCCCGATGAGCAGAACTGA
- a CDS encoding chemotaxis protein CheY, giving the protein MSKKINVLLVDDSAVVRQVLLAILSDTPDIHVMGAASDPIFAMDKLAREWPDVIVLDVEMPRMDGITFLKKIMSERPTPVVICSSLTPRGAETTLQAMAAGAVEIITKPTTGLKNFLLESAPELVAAIRAAAQVNVRNLGKRAAPVALTPATKLTADAMLPAANGHAMAQTTERIVALGTSTGGTQALEAVLTALPRVCPGIVIVQHMPEKFTASFAARLNSLCQIEVREARNNDRIHPGLALIAPGGKHMMVTRSGAFYHVQVVDGPLVNRHRPSVDVLFRSVAKFAGRNATGVIMTGMGDDGARGLKEMLDAGSSTVAQDEASCVVFGMPKEAIKLNAAQRIIGLQDIAQVILHR; this is encoded by the coding sequence ATGTCAAAAAAGATCAATGTACTGCTGGTGGATGACTCGGCCGTGGTCCGCCAGGTGTTGCTGGCGATCCTCAGCGACACCCCGGATATCCACGTCATGGGCGCCGCGTCCGACCCGATTTTTGCCATGGACAAACTGGCCCGTGAGTGGCCCGATGTGATCGTGCTGGACGTGGAAATGCCACGCATGGACGGCATCACCTTCCTCAAGAAAATCATGAGCGAACGCCCCACGCCCGTGGTGATCTGCTCGTCCCTGACCCCCAGGGGCGCGGAAACCACCTTGCAGGCGATGGCCGCCGGGGCAGTGGAAATCATCACCAAGCCCACCACCGGCCTGAAGAATTTCCTGCTGGAATCGGCACCGGAACTGGTGGCGGCGATCCGCGCCGCCGCCCAGGTCAATGTACGCAACCTGGGCAAGCGCGCCGCCCCGGTCGCACTGACGCCCGCCACCAAACTCACGGCCGACGCCATGCTGCCCGCCGCCAATGGCCACGCCATGGCGCAGACCACCGAGCGCATCGTCGCCCTCGGCACCTCCACCGGCGGCACCCAGGCCCTGGAAGCGGTGCTCACCGCCCTGCCTCGTGTGTGCCCGGGCATCGTGATCGTCCAGCACATGCCGGAAAAGTTCACCGCTTCGTTCGCCGCCCGGCTCAACAGCCTGTGCCAGATCGAAGTGCGCGAGGCGCGCAACAACGACCGCATCCACCCGGGCCTGGCGTTGATCGCTCCGGGCGGCAAACACATGATGGTGACCCGCAGCGGCGCGTTCTATCACGTGCAGGTGGTGGACGGCCCGCTGGTCAACCGTCACCGGCCGTCGGTGGACGTGTTGTTTCGCTCAGTGGCCAAGTTCGCCGGACGCAATGCCACCGGCGTGATCATGACCGGCATGGGCGACGACGGCGCCCGCGGCCTGAAGGAAATGCTCGACGCCGGCAGCAGCACCGTGGCCCAGGACGAAGCCAGTTGCGTGGTCTTCGGCATGCCCAAGGAAGCCATCAAGCTCAACGCCGCCCAGCGCATCATCGGCTTGCAGGATATCGCCCAGGTGATCCTGCACCGCTAG
- a CDS encoding nitrate ABC transporter ATP-binding protein yields the protein MHVIDKRCLVDVRQLGHVYGTAGSAERLVLDDVCLRLDEGEIVGLLGRSGSGKSTLLRAIAGLIAPTAGVVDFPADAQGDASSVRMVFQSFALFPWLTVLQNVEIGLEALHVAAPERRRRALAAIDLIGLDGFESAFPKELSGGMRQRVGLARALVVAPDVLLMDEPFSALDVLTAETLRTDLLDLWRERRMPIKSILMVTHNIEEAVLMCDRILIFSSNPGRVMTHINVDLSQPRNRSDPAFQALVEHIYVQMAGGGATGSARRDVFAGSGVGMVLPSISTNALAGLMEAVQDHPYDGQADLRELAKALRYNASDLFPVAEVLQLMRFANMHDGHITLLPAGHRYADSTVDERKQLFAQHLLRYVPLAGLVRRVLDDRPTRTAPARRFRDQLEDFMSEHDAVHTLDCVTQWGRYAELFAYDEVADQFSLDNPS from the coding sequence ATGCATGTGATCGACAAACGTTGCCTCGTCGATGTGCGGCAACTGGGGCACGTATACGGTACGGCAGGCAGTGCCGAGCGACTGGTGCTGGACGACGTCTGCCTGCGCCTGGACGAAGGGGAGATCGTAGGCCTGCTGGGGCGCTCGGGGTCCGGGAAGTCGACCTTGCTGCGCGCCATCGCCGGGTTGATTGCCCCCACCGCGGGCGTGGTCGACTTCCCGGCGGATGCACAAGGGGATGCGAGTTCGGTGCGCATGGTGTTCCAAAGCTTTGCCCTGTTCCCCTGGCTGACGGTGTTGCAAAACGTCGAGATCGGCCTCGAAGCCTTGCACGTGGCGGCCCCTGAGCGACGGCGCCGGGCCCTGGCCGCCATCGACCTGATTGGCCTCGACGGGTTCGAAAGCGCTTTCCCGAAGGAGCTGTCAGGCGGCATGCGCCAGCGCGTCGGCCTGGCGCGTGCATTGGTGGTGGCGCCGGATGTGCTGTTGATGGACGAGCCGTTTTCCGCCCTGGACGTGCTGACGGCCGAGACCCTGCGCACCGACCTGCTGGACCTGTGGCGAGAAAGGCGCATGCCGATCAAATCGATACTGATGGTCACCCACAACATCGAAGAAGCGGTGCTGATGTGTGATCGGATCCTGATCTTTTCCTCCAACCCGGGGCGGGTGATGACGCACATCAACGTGGACCTCAGCCAACCACGCAACCGCAGCGACCCGGCCTTCCAGGCGCTGGTCGAGCACATCTACGTGCAAATGGCCGGCGGCGGCGCGACAGGTTCCGCGCGCCGGGACGTGTTTGCGGGCAGCGGCGTGGGCATGGTCCTGCCGTCGATTTCCACCAACGCGTTGGCCGGGTTGATGGAGGCGGTCCAGGATCACCCTTACGACGGCCAGGCGGATTTGCGTGAACTGGCCAAGGCGTTGCGCTACAACGCCAGCGATCTTTTCCCGGTGGCCGAGGTGCTGCAACTGATGCGCTTCGCCAACATGCACGACGGCCACATCACCCTGCTGCCGGCCGGGCACCGCTATGCAGACTCGACCGTCGATGAGCGCAAGCAATTGTTCGCCCAGCACCTGCTCCGGTATGTGCCGCTGGCAGGGCTCGTGCGCCGGGTGCTGGATGACCGGCCCACCCGTACCGCACCGGCCCGGCGCTTCCGTGACCAGTTGGAGGACTTCATGTCCGAGCACGACGCCGTCCATACCCTGGACTGTGTCACCCAATGGGGACGCTACGCCGAGCTGTTCGCCTACGATGAAGTGGCCGACCAGTTCAGCCTGGACAACCCCTCCTGA
- a CDS encoding chemotaxis protein — translation MKWFYDLRIATKLITSFLMVLALTAAMGVFSIIQLGEVNGTTQEIRDNWMPSMRAASGMRFYAANYRLKENRHITADSEQERNTVEQEAEESKKAFESRLATYEKLLSNAEDRQLFETTRSDWVAYLAVSKDLMALSRQNLSDQAHALLRGESKRRFDLVTADLQKLVDLNDVGAGAASERGTALFEKSRLSIIVVLAAALLTGLGLALFISRIISRPLKQAASVAEQLAEGNLNAKIEAGSKDETGMVLNAMQNMVGKLSHIIGEVRNAADNLASASEEVSATAQSMSQATSEQAASVEETSASIEQMSASINQNTENAKVTDGMASKAAKEATEGGDSVQQTVVAMKKIAQRISIIDDIAYQTNLLALNAAIEAARAGEHGKGFAVVAAEVRKLAERSQVAAQEIGELSSSSVDMAETAGHLLNEMVPSINKTSDLVQEISAASEEQAAGVAQINTAMTQLNQVTQQNASSSEELAATAEEMSSQAEQLQQAMSFFTLDTPPKSASQPLKVDNTPGPSSRKPARAAVPALPKAFAYSMASAPDESEFTRF, via the coding sequence ATGAAATGGTTCTACGATCTTAGAATCGCCACCAAACTGATCACGTCATTTCTGATGGTGCTGGCCCTGACCGCTGCCATGGGTGTGTTCTCGATCATCCAGTTGGGCGAGGTGAACGGCACCACCCAGGAGATCCGCGACAACTGGATGCCGTCCATGCGCGCCGCCTCGGGCATGCGGTTCTATGCGGCGAACTATCGCCTCAAGGAAAACCGCCACATCACCGCCGATTCCGAGCAGGAACGCAACACCGTCGAACAGGAAGCCGAAGAATCCAAAAAGGCCTTCGAGAGCCGCCTGGCCACGTACGAAAAACTGCTCTCCAATGCCGAAGACCGCCAGCTGTTCGAGACCACCCGCTCTGACTGGGTCGCTTACCTGGCGGTCAGCAAGGACCTGATGGCACTGTCCCGGCAGAACCTGTCGGACCAGGCCCATGCACTGCTGCGGGGCGAGTCCAAGCGTCGCTTCGATTTGGTGACCGCCGACCTGCAGAAACTGGTGGACCTCAATGACGTCGGTGCCGGCGCGGCCAGCGAACGCGGCACCGCGCTGTTCGAGAAATCGCGCCTGTCGATCATTGTCGTGCTGGCGGCTGCCCTGCTGACCGGCCTGGGCCTGGCGCTGTTCATCTCGCGGATCATTTCCCGCCCCCTGAAGCAAGCCGCATCGGTGGCCGAACAACTGGCCGAAGGCAACCTGAACGCGAAAATCGAAGCCGGCTCCAAGGACGAAACCGGCATGGTGCTCAACGCCATGCAGAACATGGTGGGCAAGCTCTCCCATATCATCGGTGAAGTGCGCAACGCGGCGGACAACCTGGCCAGCGCCTCCGAAGAGGTCAGTGCCACGGCCCAATCCATGAGCCAGGCCACCAGCGAACAAGCGGCCAGCGTCGAGGAAACCAGCGCGTCCATCGAACAGATGAGCGCCAGCATCAACCAGAACACCGAGAACGCCAAGGTCACCGATGGCATGGCCAGCAAGGCCGCCAAGGAAGCCACCGAAGGCGGCGACTCGGTGCAGCAGACCGTGGTGGCGATGAAGAAAATCGCCCAGCGCATCAGCATCATCGACGACATTGCCTACCAGACCAACCTGCTGGCCCTCAACGCCGCCATCGAAGCCGCTCGCGCCGGCGAACACGGCAAGGGCTTTGCCGTCGTCGCCGCCGAGGTGCGCAAACTGGCCGAACGCAGCCAGGTGGCGGCCCAGGAAATCGGCGAGCTGTCCTCCAGCAGCGTCGACATGGCCGAGACTGCCGGGCACTTGCTCAACGAGATGGTCCCGTCCATCAACAAGACCTCGGACCTGGTGCAGGAAATCAGCGCGGCCTCCGAGGAGCAAGCCGCTGGCGTGGCGCAGATCAACACCGCCATGACCCAACTCAACCAGGTGACCCAACAGAACGCGTCCAGCAGCGAAGAGCTGGCCGCCACCGCCGAGGAGATGAGCAGCCAGGCCGAACAACTGCAGCAGGCCATGAGCTTCTTCACCCTGGACACGCCGCCCAAGTCGGCCAGCCAGCCGCTGAAAGTCGACAACACCCCGGGCCCGTCCAGTCGCAAACCGGCGCGCGCCGCCGTGCCCGCCCTGCCCAAGGCCTTTGCCTACAGCATGGCGAGCGCTCCGGACGAATCCGAATTCACCCGGTTCTGA
- a CDS encoding sulfonate ABC transporter permease: MRSSFRAPALPSLNDNEHASWWADVTLLSLIALLAAFIFYGVEQMNQPLGALVSSPLSLDLSHLPAYTLRTTLRMFIALFASLVFSLVVATLAAKSRKAAVVILPALDILQSVPVLGFLTFTVVFFMGLFPGKETGVECAAIFAIFTSQVWNMTFSVYQSLRTVPHDLQEVSRQFALSPWQRFVRLELPFATPGLVWNMMMSMSGGWFFVVASEAITVGDTTVSLPGIGSWLALAIAQKNTVAIAWVVFAMAVVIILYDLLFFRPIVAWADRFRFEQTASQKRPRSRVYDLLRATRLVPWVLLVLEDLMAALPLDRLARFARRLRFHPGARFNRLVDLAWRSLVAVACLVGAVQLSRFIGSTLGLGDVIEVFGLGLATLLRVAVLIVLASVVWVPIGVWIGLNPRWAERLQPIAQLLAAFPANVLFPFAVVAIVALKLNPNVWLSPLMVLGTQWYILFNVIAGASALPTDLREAARSFQVRGWQWWRQVALPGVFPYYVTGALTAAGGSWNASIVAEAVSWGHEHLYASGLGSFIALATSAGDLQRVALGVSVMAMFVVGFNRLLWRPLYGYAERRLRID; encoded by the coding sequence ATGCGCTCTTCATTCCGTGCCCCCGCATTGCCCTCCCTGAACGACAACGAGCACGCATCCTGGTGGGCCGACGTCACCCTGCTCAGCCTCATCGCCTTGCTGGCGGCGTTCATTTTCTATGGCGTCGAACAGATGAACCAGCCTCTCGGCGCCCTGGTTTCATCGCCGTTGTCCCTGGACCTGAGTCACCTGCCGGCCTACACCTTGCGCACCACCCTGCGCATGTTCATCGCCCTCTTCGCCTCGCTGGTCTTTTCCCTGGTCGTCGCCACATTGGCCGCCAAGAGCCGCAAGGCGGCCGTCGTTATCCTGCCGGCGCTGGACATCCTTCAGTCAGTGCCGGTGCTGGGTTTCCTGACCTTTACCGTGGTGTTCTTCATGGGCCTGTTTCCGGGCAAGGAAACAGGCGTGGAATGCGCGGCGATCTTTGCCATCTTCACCAGCCAGGTCTGGAACATGACGTTCAGCGTCTATCAGTCGCTGAGAACCGTGCCCCACGACCTCCAGGAAGTCAGCCGGCAGTTCGCGCTTTCACCCTGGCAACGCTTTGTCAGGCTCGAGTTGCCTTTCGCCACGCCTGGCCTGGTGTGGAACATGATGATGTCCATGTCCGGCGGCTGGTTTTTCGTGGTCGCGTCCGAAGCCATCACCGTCGGCGACACCACCGTCAGCTTGCCGGGTATCGGCTCATGGCTGGCCTTGGCGATCGCGCAGAAGAACACCGTGGCGATCGCCTGGGTGGTATTCGCCATGGCCGTGGTGATCATCCTCTATGACCTGCTGTTCTTCCGCCCCATCGTCGCCTGGGCGGACCGCTTTCGCTTCGAACAGACCGCCTCGCAAAAACGCCCACGCTCCAGGGTCTACGACCTGCTGCGCGCGACCCGACTGGTGCCGTGGGTGTTGCTCGTGCTGGAAGACCTCATGGCTGCGTTGCCACTGGACAGGCTTGCGCGGTTTGCCCGCCGCCTCCGCTTCCACCCCGGCGCCCGCTTCAACCGCCTGGTCGACCTAGCCTGGAGGAGCCTGGTGGCGGTCGCTTGCCTGGTCGGCGCGGTGCAACTGTCGCGCTTCATTGGCAGCACCCTGGGCCTGGGCGACGTGATTGAGGTCTTCGGCCTGGGCCTGGCGACCCTGTTGCGCGTCGCCGTACTCATCGTGCTTGCCAGCGTGGTCTGGGTGCCCATCGGCGTCTGGATCGGCCTGAACCCGCGCTGGGCCGAGCGCTTGCAGCCCATCGCGCAGTTGCTGGCGGCGTTCCCGGCCAACGTGCTGTTCCCGTTCGCGGTGGTCGCCATTGTTGCCCTGAAGCTCAACCCCAATGTCTGGCTGTCGCCGCTGATGGTCCTGGGCACGCAGTGGTACATCCTGTTCAACGTGATCGCCGGCGCCAGCGCCTTGCCGACCGACCTGCGGGAAGCGGCGCGCAGCTTCCAGGTGCGCGGTTGGCAGTGGTGGCGCCAGGTCGCGCTGCCGGGGGTATTCCCCTACTACGTCACCGGCGCCTTGACGGCGGCAGGCGGATCCTGGAACGCCAGCATCGTCGCCGAAGCTGTGTCCTGGGGTCATGAGCACCTGTATGCCTCGGGCCTGGGGTCGTTCATCGCCCTGGCCACCTCGGCGGGGGATTTGCAGCGCGTGGCCCTGGGGGTGTCGGTCATGGCGATGTTCGTGGTGGGCTTCAACCGGCTGCTGTGGCGTCCCTTGTACGGCTACGCCGAACGCCGGCTTCGAATTGATTGA